DNA sequence from the Sulfurimonas sp. HSL3-7 genome:
GGCTCGGGCTCAGGCACGTGGTGATCACCAGCGTGACCCGCGACGACCTGAATGACGGCGGTGCCGCCCACTTCTGCGAGACGGTGCGCGCGGTCAAGGCCCTTGACGAAAGCATCGTTGTGGAGCTGCTGATCCCCGACCTCAAAGAGAACCAAGCCGCGCTCGAAGCCGTCGCCCGAAGCGGCGCCGAGATCATCGGCCACAACGTGGAGACGGTGCCGCGCCTCTACCACGTGCGCAAAGGGGCCGACTACGAACGCTCGCTGCGGGTACTGAAGATGCTTTCCGATACCAACCCCGCCGTCGCGACAAAGAGCGGCATCATGCTCGGTTTGGGCGAACGCGAAGAGGAGGTGCTCGCCCTGATGCGGGATCTTCTGGATGTCGGCTGCCGGTATCTGAGCATCGGCCAGTACCTTGCCCCCGCTAGCGGGTATGCCGAAGTGGTGGAGTACCTGCCGCCGGAGCGGTTCGAGTTTTTCCGCAGCGCCGGCATGGAGATGGGCTTTGACTACATCAAGAGCTCACCCTATACCCGCAGCAGCTACATGGCGCACGAGTATCGCAAGCGCAGTGACAACAAGGAGGCCTGAAGATGAAAAGCTATAACACGGTGGTGATCGGCGGCGGTCCCGGCGGCTACGAGGCGGCGATCGGGCTCGCCAAAGCGGGCGTCGAGACCCTGCTGATCGAGAAGAGCAAAGCGCGCCTCGGCGGCACCTGCCTTAACGAGGGGTGCACCCCCGCGAAGAACTACATAGAGAGCGCCGGCTGCGCGCTGCGGGTCTCCCATTTCAGGGAGAACGGCCTCGGCCTGGAGTACACTGGGCTCGACCTCGGCAAGCTCAGGGAGCGGACCTTTGAACTGGTCGACGAGCTCCGCTCCGGGGTCTCATGGCTGCTCGACCAGGCCGGCGTGGAGCTGCTCTACGGCACGGCCCTCTTCAAAGACGCCCACACCCTCGAGGTCGACGGCGAGACGATCGCTTTCGAAAAGTGCATCATCGCGACGGGCTCGCAGCTGCGGCAGGTGGCGCAGCTGCCGATCGACGGCGAGCGTATCATCTCCAGCAGGGAGGTGTTCGAGCTGACGAAACTGCCGGCCTCGCTCGCCATCGTCGGCGGCGGCCCCATCGGCTGCGAGTTTGCGAACTTCTTTGCCGCCTTCGGCGTCGACGTGACGCTGATCTCCCGGGGGAAGCGTCTCCTCTCCGGCGAAGACGAGGAGCTCTCCAAAGTGCTGCTGCGCGCTTTCAAGAAGCGCGGTATCCGTGTCATCACCGCATCGACCGTACAGCAAGCCGAGGTGAGCGGAGACGGCGTAGAAGTGACTCTTGAAGGCGAGAGCCGGGAGACAATCGCCTGCGAAACGGTGCTCTGCGCCGCCGGCCGCACGCCCAACACAAGAGAGCTTTCGCTTGAGAAGGCGGGCGTGGAACTGGGCCCGAAAGGGTTCGTCGAGGTCAACGCCGCGTTCCGGACCAGCCAGCCGCACATCTACGCGCTCGGCGACTGTATCAACACCCCCGCCTACGCCCACACCGCCTACGCCGAAGCGAGGATCGCGGCCCGCAACATCGCCGCCGGGAAGACGCTGGCCAACACCGCCCTCTCCCCCTCCGCCATCTTCACCCATCCGGCCGTCGCGAGCTGCGGCCTCAAAGAGAGCGAGGCCCAGGCGAAAGGGGTCGCCGTGGAGGTCAGGAAGGCCTACTTCAAGGCCAACGCCAGGGCGAAGATACTCGGCGACGATGCGGGCTTCGCCAAGATCGTCGTCTCGGCCGAGAGCGGCGTGATCCTCGGCGCCTCGGTCATCGGGGCGGAGGCGACGGAGATCATCCATGAGCTGCTGCTGGCCGTCGAGCAGAAAATGACGGCCGACGAACTCAAAACGATGATCCATGCCCATCCGACGGTTTCGGAGATCATCAGCTTTCTGTAGAGCCGAAAAGGGCTTTTAAGCTTCCCTGCTCTATGATAAACAGTAGGCATCGGCCTATAGACCAAAAAAAGAGGTACAACAATGAAAAAGAAAAAAGTAAAAAAGATCGTTAAAAAAGAGCTCAAGAACCTGCTCAAAAAAGAGCTTAGACAGCAGATCAAAAAAGATGTAAAGTCCTACAAAAAAAAGGAGAAAGCGGAAAAAAAGGGCTCCTAGTAGAGATGGAGCTCTACAAAAATCTCTATAAACTCCATACAGGGCTGTAAACCCTGTACTTTTGACACCCTTCCAATCTCCTCCCGAACCGCCACGCAAAGATCAGCAGCAACGCATCCCATCTGAACCGATAGCCCGGTACTCCAAGACGTTGTGCTTGCCGTTTATCTTGACCCGGTACATGGCGATGTCGGCATATTTTTTCAGAAAGAAGACATCTTCCGCATCTTCGGGGTAATAGCTGATACCGATGCTCGCCGATATCGAGACCGTCGTGCCGTTGTCGCGGTAGGGTTGCGAAAGCAGTGCGATGATACTGTATGAGAGCGCCTTGGCCTCGTCGGGCCTTTTTACGATGACCACGAACTCGTCGCCGCCGAGACGTGCCGCCATGTCCCCTGCAGCGGTGACCTCCTGCAGGCGCAGCGCGGCTTCGCGCAAAATGGTGTCCCCTCTTTCATGGCCGTAGGTGTCGTTGATCTTTTTAAACCCGTCGAGGTCGATGAAAAGAAGGGCGAACGGCGCTTTGCATTCGACCAAACGTTCGAGTTCGCTTTCAAAATAGTAGCGGTTCGGCAGTCTGGTCAGGCTGTCATGTCTTGACTGGTGCTGCGTCGAGCGGAGCAGGCACTCGAGGGCATCGTTTTTGTACTTAATGCGGTTTAAGAGCGCAAGGTAATACAACGGCAGCAGTATGATTGCCATGGAGAGCGCCGCGACCGTCTGCCAGTTCGCATGCCAGTAGCCGCTCAGGAAAAAGACGGAAGCGATAACCCCCAGCGCTACAGCGACCGAGATATAGAAGTATTTCGGACCGAAGAGCATGCCGTTGCCGATGATGATCCAGAGGAACATCGGGCTGTAGAGGATGCCGAACTCTTCCATGTAATAAAAAAAAGCCCCCACAACGACCATATCGACGGTGATGATGACCACTTTTCTGAGCATGAAGTTCTTTTGGGGGAAGCGCTGTATGGCGAAGAGGTGAAATAATGTCGCAAAAGTGAAACCGCCCAACAGGCTCGCAAGCAGCCCGAAATCGGCGTTGAGTCGACTGGAAAAAAAGAAGTAGCTCGCCAAAGCCGGCACCAGAAAAACGAGCCGTGCATAGGCCTGGCGTACCTCTTCTGCAACATAGATCTCAATAACACAGTCGTGCTGTAAACTTCTCCGTTGTTCGTTCATGCATTAATTATAGCACCATACAACTGATTTAATTGGATTATAACAGCGAACAACTTTATACTGAGAGGAACAAGGTCGGCTGCCGCAAGGGGTAGAAGGCATCATCCCGCGCCTCCCCTTTTATCTGTTTGAAACCCTGTTGACGATGGATTCTAACAGTACATCCCACTATCTTTTGTCACCATGGAACACTTCATTGTGTCCTTCGTAATAGGTGGCGCCACGGGGAATGCCGGGCCAGTTAAAATAAACACGCATAGCAGCTTCGTTCGTATACTCACTTGAATATGCCCACCATCCTTCAAGCCTGTCCCCTATTTCCGTGAAACTGGCATTTAGCTGCGCATCGTCAAAATAAAAGAAATTGACGTTGCTCCCTTCGAGTATGATCGATTCGACAGTGAATTCTATCTGGCCGTATATGTTGTCGTACATCTTGTCGGGCGCTTTGGTATATGTAAATGTACCGCTGACGGTGAAGTTGCGCCCATCGATTGTGTTCGGGAAATTTATCAATGTAAAATGGCCGTCCGAATCGAGTTCTATGTAGTTTTCACTTGATTCATATACACCGATAGGGAGTGACGATCCCCCACCCTCATCACCACATCCGAGCAGTACAAGTGTAACAGCAAGCATAGAGAAGAACCATTTCAGTTTTTTCATTTAGACTCCTTTTATTTATTTATAATGCAAAATAACTTTTCACATCATTAAACACCTCTGTTTTCTGATTGTTTTCATCTGAGCGGATGCAGTGTAAAAACGATGGATTATCAAACTTGTACAGGATTGCATCAACAGGGTTTCCGGTGCGGCAGACCGTGTTCCCCCTGCGCAAAGCGGCGCGATCGTTTCCGGCTGCCGAAACTATTATTATCTGTTTTTAATCATTTTATTATCATAATTAAAGTGTGTTACAGCTGTTTACTATTTGTTTCTATTAGCTCGACAGAAGCCGGCGTATTTGCCATTCTGAACGAAAAGCTCTGCAGTTTTCAGGATGGCCGGGTTGATCGTATTTATGTTCCAACTGCATGGAAATCAAGAATGATCTGTGATCATGAAGGAGTGACAACATGAAGTTATCAAAGCTTTTCTTGCCCATTTTAGTGTTAGGGCTGTTTTTCACCGGCTGCAGCGGGGGCGGGGGCGGAGACTCCGATACTGCGTCAACAGATTTGGCCCAATATGTCGGCGAATATGAAGGAACCTTCAGCGGCGACGATTCAGGGACCTGGAGTGGCACGATCAACAGTAACGGTACATTTAGCGGTATTATTAATTCCAACACCATTGGTACCTATACGCTTAGCGGGACTATAGACGGCACCGGTGAAATCAATGCGATAGTCGGAGAAGCCGGCAACGGCTCTTATTTCAGAGGCACCGTCGATGCGTCAGGAAATATCAGCGGCGAATGGTTTGACCCTTATCAGGACAACCACGGTACTTTTACAGGGCATAAAACAGGCGATACAACGGCACCTGAACAGGTGAGCAATCTCACTGCAAACGCCGTCACGAGTACGCAAATCGATATCAACTGGTCTGAGGCATCTGATAACGTTGGCGTCACAGCCTATAAAATATACCGTGATGGCACTTATCTAAAGCAAGTCAGCAGTAATTACGCTTCTGATGTCGGGTTATCGGAAAGTACACAATACTGCTATGAAGTGACAGCACTAGATGCCGCAGGCAATGAATCGGCAAAGAGTTCATCAGTATGTGCGACTACAAATCCTGCAGAACAGACCGTACCCAGCGCGCCGAGCAGCCTAACCGCCAATACGGACGGAAGCCCGCAGATCATTCTGAATTGGACAGACAACGCCTCCAATGAGACAGGTTTCCGTGTTGAGCGAAGTACTTCGGAATTCAGCGGCTTTATCAAAGTGGCTGATACGGCAGCCAACGTCACAAGTTATACCGACGGTTTCGGTATCGAAGCCTCCGCAACTTATTATTACCGTGTGGTGGCCATCAATCCCGCTGGCGAATCTTCCTATTCCAATACCGCCAACGCCACTACCGCCGCGCTCCCGACAGTCCCTTCGGCCCCAACCGGTTTGAACGCCGGTACAGATTCCAGTTCGCAGATCACTTTGAACTGGACGGATAACTCCTCGGATGAAACAGGTTTTGTCGTCGAGCGAAGTCTCTCCGAAAGTAGTGGTTTCAGCACGATTGCAACAGCGCCGGTGGGTACCACATCCTACACGGACACGTCACTCAATGCATCGACGATGTACTATTACCGGGTCGCAGCGGTCAACGATGTGGGCATTTCGGCCTATACCAATACCGCTTCAGCAACCACCGATGCTTCCCCTACCAGCATCACGCTTGAGCTTACGTCCAATGTGAGCGGAAGCATCACATTAACCTGGACGTATACTTGGGGGATCTTCGGTTCAAGCAACGACGGGTACCAACTTGAAGAGTCCGTTACATCCTCTTCAACCGGATACACGACCATATATGATACGACATTTACAGGGGACCGCGAATCACCGAAAAGCTACACTCTCTCCCGGCAAGCTGGCACTTATTACTACCGTGTACGTGCTATGACGCAATCGGGCTATACTTCTTACAGCAACGTTGTCACGGTAACGGTTACTCAGACCCAGATCACAAAAACATATCTGGTGGCTGCCGACAATTTGATTATGGTTCAGAGCAATGACGCGAGCACAGCGAATACATCTTACCCGAGTGCCTACAACTCGGTAGGCTGTAACTGGTCACACGGACTCTATTTCACCGACTATCTTTGTGGTGCGAGTTTGATGTACTTCGATGTCGGTACAGATATCAGCGGGAAAACCATCCACAAGGCAACGCTGACTCTCTATCCCGTCATATTGGCCGGTGATTTTTCTGAAAGTTACAATTACAAGGTAGCCGCAATCTACGATAACTGGTTTGCAAATGTAACATGGAACACGCAGCCAAACTATTACGCTTCCGGCACAAAGACCTTCCCGCGACCGATATCAACCCTGCCGGTAGAGGTCGATGTCACCCAGATAGTACAGAATTGGGCGAGTAACTATTTTTCCAACTATGGGTTCTACCTCATGCCAGAGAATTTCTTAGACCCGGGCTATACGTCATTAAGAGCAACAGATTTCTATAATAAGGAGGAGGGAGCCGACCTGCCGAAACTTGAAATCACCTACGAATAGGCAGAAGTTCGACCGGGTGGTATACCCGGTTAAATACTCTGCTTTATCATAGGGACGTTTACTGGAAGCAAACGGTGGACCCGAAGTGATGCAAATGCCCCAATGACGTTCAGGTGAACGCACTTGCGAAAACAACGTTACGCCAATACGGATTTTCTTTGGCTTTATGAAACAACGTACAGTAGGCAGATCAAAGCCGGTATGACAAATAATGCATCTGTTGAATACTTGGAGAATCGTTTTAACAATTGTAAGAATCAAATGTGTGGGAAAAATTATTGAAAGAGTGGTGCGCCCGGAGCGATTCGAACGCCCGACCGCTGGTACCATTACTCATAAAAAGTGGTGATAAAATAGAATTGACTCACTCTTCGTTTCTATTATTGACCAACCTGTATCTATTCACAACTATAAGTATCTAATTGGGAATATGTCGTTGTATTACCTTCAGCTGTTATCACAGTGAATGTATCATTGCTATTGAATTCTATAGTCGTATCATTCACTTTAATGATACCTTTAGTGATATTGGTTTCTGTACTTCCGTGTTGAAGATCTTCTATCGTCTCGTACACATAACTTCCACTTTGACAATCAACATTACCTAGTCTATCGTGAATGTCATATACTACTTGTCCATCAAGCGCTGTCACATATCCATGATCTCCCATGTGTGTATATAAACTAGTCACAAC
Encoded proteins:
- a CDS encoding DNRLRE domain-containing protein — encoded protein: MKLSKLFLPILVLGLFFTGCSGGGGGDSDTASTDLAQYVGEYEGTFSGDDSGTWSGTINSNGTFSGIINSNTIGTYTLSGTIDGTGEINAIVGEAGNGSYFRGTVDASGNISGEWFDPYQDNHGTFTGHKTGDTTAPEQVSNLTANAVTSTQIDINWSEASDNVGVTAYKIYRDGTYLKQVSSNYASDVGLSESTQYCYEVTALDAAGNESAKSSSVCATTNPAEQTVPSAPSSLTANTDGSPQIILNWTDNASNETGFRVERSTSEFSGFIKVADTAANVTSYTDGFGIEASATYYYRVVAINPAGESSYSNTANATTAALPTVPSAPTGLNAGTDSSSQITLNWTDNSSDETGFVVERSLSESSGFSTIATAPVGTTSYTDTSLNASTMYYYRVAAVNDVGISAYTNTASATTDASPTSITLELTSNVSGSITLTWTYTWGIFGSSNDGYQLEESVTSSSTGYTTIYDTTFTGDRESPKSYTLSRQAGTYYYRVRAMTQSGYTSYSNVVTVTVTQTQITKTYLVAADNLIMVQSNDASTANTSYPSAYNSVGCNWSHGLYFTDYLCGASLMYFDVGTDISGKTIHKATLTLYPVILAGDFSESYNYKVAAIYDNWFANVTWNTQPNYYASGTKTFPRPISTLPVEVDVTQIVQNWASNYFSNYGFYLMPENFLDPGYTSLRATDFYNKEEGADLPKLEITYE
- a CDS encoding GGDEF domain-containing protein, with product MNEQRRSLQHDCVIEIYVAEEVRQAYARLVFLVPALASYFFFSSRLNADFGLLASLLGGFTFATLFHLFAIQRFPQKNFMLRKVVIITVDMVVVGAFFYYMEEFGILYSPMFLWIIIGNGMLFGPKYFYISVAVALGVIASVFFLSGYWHANWQTVAALSMAIILLPLYYLALLNRIKYKNDALECLLRSTQHQSRHDSLTRLPNRYYFESELERLVECKAPFALLFIDLDGFKKINDTYGHERGDTILREAALRLQEVTAAGDMAARLGGDEFVVIVKRPDEAKALSYSIIALLSQPYRDNGTTVSISASIGISYYPEDAEDVFFLKKYADIAMYRVKINGKHNVLEYRAIGSDGMRCC
- the lipA gene encoding lipoyl synthase, with the protein product MQNTIRRKPEWLRKKITPSSHKAMEALMGERHLHTVCEEAICPNISECFRQKVATFMILGALCTRACTFCAVSKGRPAAPDAQEPENVAQAVRRLGLRHVVITSVTRDDLNDGGAAHFCETVRAVKALDESIVVELLIPDLKENQAALEAVARSGAEIIGHNVETVPRLYHVRKGADYERSLRVLKMLSDTNPAVATKSGIMLGLGEREEEVLALMRDLLDVGCRYLSIGQYLAPASGYAEVVEYLPPERFEFFRSAGMEMGFDYIKSSPYTRSSYMAHEYRKRSDNKEA
- the lpdA gene encoding dihydrolipoyl dehydrogenase translates to MKSYNTVVIGGGPGGYEAAIGLAKAGVETLLIEKSKARLGGTCLNEGCTPAKNYIESAGCALRVSHFRENGLGLEYTGLDLGKLRERTFELVDELRSGVSWLLDQAGVELLYGTALFKDAHTLEVDGETIAFEKCIIATGSQLRQVAQLPIDGERIISSREVFELTKLPASLAIVGGGPIGCEFANFFAAFGVDVTLISRGKRLLSGEDEELSKVLLRAFKKRGIRVITASTVQQAEVSGDGVEVTLEGESRETIACETVLCAAGRTPNTRELSLEKAGVELGPKGFVEVNAAFRTSQPHIYALGDCINTPAYAHTAYAEARIAARNIAAGKTLANTALSPSAIFTHPAVASCGLKESEAQAKGVAVEVRKAYFKANARAKILGDDAGFAKIVVSAESGVILGASVIGAEATEIIHELLLAVEQKMTADELKTMIHAHPTVSEIISFL